The sequence below is a genomic window from Lentisphaerota bacterium.
ATTTCTTGTCATTGTAATCCGCGCTCAAATCCACTTCGCGCTCCGGTCCGAAGAAGAGGAAGTCCGGCACGATGGGTTGGCTGTCTTCGCGCCGGGAGAAACCGTCAATGCGAACGTAGCGCGACTTTGCGTTTTCGCATGCCTGCGCCGCGTTCCTGTCTGCCGTGGCGGCACAGGCATGCGGCGCGGCAGGAAAACCGAGGTCCTTGTCGAGACATTCAAACAACCCGCCGTTGAGGAACGGGATCTCCTTGAACAAATCGAGCGTGGATTTCGGTTCGCTGAAACAGTCGCGATGGCGATAGAGGCTGTGCGCCATGAAATTCTGTTCTTCCTTCGTCCATCCGCGCTTGTCCATTTCGGTGTTGAGTGTGGCGAAAAACAGATTTTGCAGGATGGCTCTGTAGAAAACAGATTGCTTGTCGCCGGTCTTTGCCGGCTCGAAGCCAGTGAGAGTCCGAGCGAGTGTGCGCTCGTCGAAAAGCGTGTCGGGGATGAGTCCTTTTTCTTTCACGAACCAGCAAAAAATGAGGCGCGTGATGAGGCGGATCACGCTGATGTGGTCGTGGCCGTCCGCCTCCTTGGGCGCGTCTTTCGGAAACTGAACATTTTTCAGCGCCCAGAAGTACCAGTTGGCGACTTCGCGGAAGAAATCTTTTGTGACCGCTTCGACATCGAAAGCCACGTCGCAGCGTTGCTGAATCGCCAGCGGCGTGATGCCAAGCAATTGGGGATTGATCACGGCCAGGTCCAGAAGTTGAACGCGCTCCGCCGCCGTGCGCAAACCGGCACCCGGCCTGACCGTGATTCTACGAAACAGCCGCCTGTTCTCGGCCTTCTCATCATACTTGACGTTCAGGAAGTGCCAGGCCGACTGGCTCTTGTTCGAGAAGACAAAGAGGGCGTAGGGATGGTCGCGAAGCAGTTGGTTCACAACCGGGCGCTCAAGCCCACGGCTCAAATCGGGTGAAGCCAGGCGGCAGTAAAAAACGTGGAAGGCACCATCCTCTCCGCCACTGGCAAAAAGAATCGGGTCTTCGGCAAGGGCTTGTCTGGCACTGTCCGGCCATTGACGCGGGCTGAGGGGCTTATTTTCCCGCTCGTAGTTCAACTCCTCCCAAAACAGGCTTTTTAACCCCTCCAGACTGCGCAAGTCCCGAAGGAGATTCAGGACTGCCCGTTGTCTCTCGACATCTACCATGTTCATCTCACTTGTCCGCCGCGCCGGTTTCAGTCTTGTCCACCGCCTTGCCTGCCAGCAGCCACGCATCAACCTCGGACGCCTTGAATTTCCATCAGAACGGTTCAAAGGTAGCAACGCGTGTCCAACAAAGCAAGTTGAAAGAACGTACTGTGCCTAGAGACAGACTGGACTTTCCGGACACCTTCATCTTTCGTGAGCAGGACATCGACCGGAGGTATGTCAAAAAAAACGAGAACACGCCTGCTCACGCTATCCACCCCGCCGCCCGGACCGATCATCTGCTAATCAGGTCGGAACACCGGTTCATCCGTCTGGATCGCGGCGCCGAGCCGCGAGAAGACGGGGACAAAGTCGGGGAAAGATTCGGAGAGGATCTCCGCTTGGCGGACGGCAATGCCGGTGTGTGAGACCCATCCTGCAACCGCCAGCGACATGGCAATCCGGTGGTCGCCGTGGGCGTCCACCGAACCGCCGCGGATGCCGCCGCCGCGAATGACGAAGCCATCCGGGCGCTCAGCAATGTCCACGCCGACACCGGCAAGTTCAACACAGAGCCGGCCGATGCGGTCGCTCTCCTTGTGACGCAGCTCGACAGCATCGCTCACCTCGGTCAGTCCCGTCGCGCAGGCGGCGGCAACGGCAAAGACGGGAAATTCGTCAATCATGCGCACCACGAGGTCGCCCGAGACGCGAGTGCCGCTGAGCGCGGCCGCGCGGATGCGGATGTCGGCGACAGGCTCGCCCGAACGCGCGCGCGGATTCGATTCGGTGATGTCGGCGCCCATGGATCGAAGGGCGTCCAGAAGACCGGTGCGGGTGGGATTCACGCCGACGCCAAGCAGGGTGATATCGGATCCCGGAATCACCGTGGCCGCGACGATCAGGAATGCGGCGGTCGAGATGTCGCCCGCCAGATCGGTCCGCAGCGGCCGCAGCGGCGCGGTGGAGGGCGTGAGGGTGACCCCGTGTGCGGCGGGATCGCAGCGGATGTCGACGCCCATGGCGCGGAGCATGCGCTCGGTGTGGTCGCGCGAGGGGCCGGGTTCACCGAGCGTCACCGGACCGTCGGCCGCAAGCGCCGCGAGGAGCAGGCAGGATTTGACCTGGGCGCTGGCGACGGGGAGCGCGTGGTGGCACGCCGTGAGACGAGCATCTGCAGGGCGCCCCCGAAGCACGAGAGGCGCTCCGCCGCCGGGTGCCGTCTCAATCACGACGCCCATGGCACGGAGGGGTTCGGTGACACGGCTCATAGGTCTGCGGCGCAGTCCCTCCGAACCATCCAGGGTGCAGGGGATACCTGCGGCGGCGACGGCGCCGGCAAGCAGGCGGATGGTTG
It includes:
- the aroA gene encoding 3-phosphoshikimate 1-carboxyvinyltransferase translates to MPSVITLTVPASMILHTSRSQPLIGSYTLPGDKSLAHRSALFAALAEGESVIGAFPLSGVTRAMLDALTAFGVPWTFDGGTLTVTGSGLRGLLPPAGAVTCRNSATTIRLLAGAVAAAGIPCTLDGSEGLRRRPMSRVTEPLRAMGVVIETAPGGGAPLVLRGRPADARLTACHHALPVASAQVKSCLLLAALAADGPVTLGEPGPSRDHTERMLRAMGVDIRCDPAAHGVTLTPSTAPLRPLRTDLAGDISTAAFLIVAATVIPGSDITLLGVGVNPTRTGLLDALRSMGADITESNPRARSGEPVADIRIRAAALSGTRVSGDLVVRMIDEFPVFAVAAACATGLTEVSDAVELRHKESDRIGRLCVELAGVGVDIAERPDGFVIRGGGIRGGSVDAHGDHRIAMSLAVAGWVSHTGIAVRQAEILSESFPDFVPVFSRLGAAIQTDEPVFRPD